A genomic stretch from Prionailurus bengalensis isolate Pbe53 chromosome E2, Fcat_Pben_1.1_paternal_pri, whole genome shotgun sequence includes:
- the CIBAR2 gene encoding CBY1-interacting BAR domain-containing protein 2, which yields MEDTVTNAEKHLGQFCSMLAAYTRKTAQVRDKADRLVKQLTDFANTEHPEMRATLRSFAEDLAKVQDYRQAEVERLETKVISPLKLYGAHIKQTRAEIKTLKQVQKNEIKQLAKLGRLRQKSPSDRLTISQAETSVQRASADASHTTHQLGEMIEAFQKRKLTDLQKIFSDFVTIEMVLHAKAVEVYSSAFQTLENYDPERDLEDFRAKMHGLYGHRDARPLTDTVSPPAVPWSLTGQSAQTALRGERREDEATMEASAEEDLRGRGRALHQ from the exons ATGGAGGACACGGTGACCAACGCCGAGAAGCACTTGGGCCAGTTCTGCTCGATGCTGGCTGCCTACACCCGCAAGACGGCCCAGGTGCGGGACAAGGCCGACCGGCTGGTCAAGCAGCTCACCGACTTCGCCAACACCGAGCACCCCGAGATGCGGGCCACCTTGAGGAGCTTCGCCGAGGACCTGGCCAAAGTCCAGGATTACCGGCAGGCCGAG GTCGAGAGGCTGGAGACCAAGGTCATCAGCCCCCTGAAACTCTACGGGGCCCACATCAAGCAGACGCGG GCCGAGATCAAGACGCTAAAGCAAGTCCAGAAGAACGAGATCAAGCAACTGGCAAagctggggagactgaggcagaagTCACCGTCGGATCGGCTAACGATT TCCCAG GCAGAGACCAGCGTGCAGAGGGCCTCGGCGGATGCCAGCCACACCACCCACCAGCTGGGGGAGATGATTGAAGCCTTCCAGAAGCGGAAGCTCACAGATCTTCAG AAAATTTTTTCTGACTTTGTCACTATTGAGATGGTCTTACATGCCAAAGCGGTGGAGGTATATTCCAGCGCCTTCCAGACCCTGGAGAACTACGACCCGGAGAGAGACCTCGAG GACTTTCGAGCCAAGATGCACGGGCTCTACGGACATCGCGATGCTCGGCCACTCACGGACACCGTCTCCCCCCCGGCTGTCCCGTGGTCTCTCACTGGCCAG AGCGCTCAGACGGCCCTACGGGGCGAGAGAAGAGAAGACGAGGCGACTATGGAAGCTTCTGCCGAGGAAGACCTCAGAGGACGGGGGCGGGCGCTCCATCAATAG